tatcagctgatcgaacctcagccctaagattacttttcaatgctttgttgctgtgcttttttacttttgtcagcaaaattgttttcactttttatgaggctgtcattaatgattttacaactttttcttagaaaaaggtaacttaatattttaaacatcttatcataaatttatttattatgttgttgacatttaaaccaactaaaattacaatttgtactcaacattaagaaaatgaattttccaacattttccatatatatctggtcggcaatatggtcatgataaaattgtttagcttcatttacggtggtacataattgaattgttggataaacgagactttttttatcatgccaccattcgcgaagagatatatatgcatacaaatcattgtcaacaggagttttcacgctcaaacactcttcacaaattaaacaagaactgttctgtaatagtttggcagctaaatacccgcttacatatactactggttggttttcaaggctacacaaattttcaatgggctgttctaagttttcagggtccgggatagacaacacaggataaaattcagtgtctgtggaatcttgaacattaatttttatttctgttgtttttaaattagtttttaaaatgtctttatattccagcatatgtttattgttgtctgcttcacaattagcacttctgctatgaggcactttcagcccagtaaccatgcttgttttaagcgctgcagtaaagtgcgtgatagtgggatttctattggttacactgtgttgcctaatgattccaaataagttttccagagagtcttggttaaactgtctaaggttcatatatttaaacccttcattctttaacttttcccaaatatcgtttaaggatttgatagatatttgatatccctttacgcatttaacattttttagtatcgtgttttctgctgttataaattttatggtttttaacttatcagtataaaaggtccaagactcaatgtgattacttgatgtggaaacattttcccggatccctttctttacgtcatttaaagatgatggaccatttgtacaatcaaatagtttatctaactgttcaatcacaaatgctgtatcattgcaatcagaaacttctttccatgccatcatttttaaaatagctgccacggtattactcagagcatgcgcagcatacttcaccctcatcttagttttgaatgttggatttacaatggtactattcagttttttaatatttaaaaaatttctgttgtgttcttctgcaactaccttcgctatattccttattgtttttttttgcattttgtaactgtcgccaaagcctcttctctttaattgtaaatgttgatgaagtgtctgtaataaaaacatttccattagtaaaaaaaaaacaacattaaagcaaattgaattgaatattggtttattaatcagcaattttacttagttttttaaattaggtatgttttatcttacctttcatttcaatgtttttcttaggtcttttataactgtggactaatatttctgcctgtgcatcttgatggcaaatgtttttatcatctgaaatattataaatatgcaaattagtttaaaatttattttgttgttttatgaaacatattatttccaaatcaatcaatcattatcaagttttaaaaaaatgcaaagacaggataatgatagctcttctcataaaatatgaagcgtgggcccaccttcaataacaatgacataatattaaattaaaggcatttagaggttttaatgttctgcattctggatgcggtctgcgggtatgtcaagacaatctgtaagtggtcgtgataaggcaatcagtcacgtgtgctttgcgttctttgttcgtatccgcacggtcaaatcgcattaatataaaatgtacagaaacctagaatgttgtacatataagttcattttgacctgactgcagactgcagaacgcatccagggtggcattctttagtttgagggaaggcatattttagaaggtaaataattagtttgtacacttaccatgagtaatgggtttataggtcatatgttctggtgcattggaagtagaaggaagaggttcaaaagttgttttcgcagaaataccagaatctggtatatccacagctcccaaacatgttgaatttagttgtttggttgtagttgtaaggggaactgaaagcagataatgaaatgtgaattgggtaataaaatgtcatgttcttacccaactttagggtacaatcagtctagtacatgtcttgctcacattaaaaattactagcttataaatattattaaactagctgacctggctaattaatgtagattgcctaaaatttttcaaattggtccggtactttttttgaagaatttgtattacacaaattactaaagtccctctaactcaacacacattctaagctaaattgtgttacgagtgggtttactacaatattcaagctgtggggttctaacccgcactttaggctatcttggctcgagttacggagccgatcaaatacaaacaaacaattaaatatttcctttttatattattagtataattttagataaacatacctcgttcaactggatttgacttctttggaatgcaatatgaatgatcataaagaactgtaacaaagtatagatataattaataattgaaattatatattatttattgataagcatacaacacatgtttgtggttacaaagaaagaaccttgttaaattgcattcggttggtttgttttggaaaccaaagaaaattaattaagacatctaaataattcagaaaaattgatagtaaattaaatttaaaaaaaataattgaagtcatcatcatacctgtcttgaggttttctttattggagtcttttacatgaagaggaaactctgtcaaaacttcatctggcaagatgggattgctcaattccagtgttggaatagctgagttcttcagccgagttcctttggcattgaaggattcaggagtgaagtgcccaccacaaacaaacttcagttggtgtaacttttcaataggtacatatgctaagtcttctaagccagcatttttaacccacattcgacaactgaaataagaaatacctattagaaaagaaaaagaataacaaactgaaatttattcatcaactaatttcttttagtattgttatgcaattcatttgcagagtacgaaacaaaatactgaaattaaaaattggttatggttatttactgtatgattaaaaatattaatcccagcctttaagtttacacaatcagtaaaattatcttgtaataaatgagtgttattagaaactcaccggtcagaatccagaggaaacctactcaaaagtaagggtgatccaccacgacttcgcctcttattacaaataacgcacttcttgttgtttctactctccattatcagtagaagcctaaaatgaaataggtattaattaaacaaagcctataatttctctccaaccagtgtcaatgccctggttcatgcatttaccagttttgaaagtacatttacattttcatcacatagggttgtttttaatgaaaaatagatttgtaatagatgtaatatttcaagtaagtagataacatacccattaaacagaaaagtaaataagagtttaaacttctgtagaagttgaaacacagcttatttaaaagagtctctatctcacaaaaaacataacactgaacagcaaactttatcacgcccgatacggaggaacttaatcaactcaacgtaaacgacagaaaagtttatttacagtaatattgcaccaaatctgagaaaataacttcacacgaatcaattcgccggttaaaaactcaaactcaattgacagacattttttttcatttgtcaaactaacaatactaccaacataaggacactaacaattatttttagtatggtggtattgatccgcgggttcccctgctatagtaaaatcaatccaaaatgcactttattgcttaagggataaggttgtatatcaattgctacatatagagactagtttttgtatgagaagtgtctacccactggcctggtgttaaattccctgtacttaacctacgtacgtaacgctcacatacatacatagtacacgcacacatacatgcataaagtccacgcacacatacacacagttcacgcacacataggccctcataaccttcaaagaattattgtttttatgatgtacaatgtagaatttttccaaatccattattttgaaaatatttatctttatggtgtacgtattgtattattttcaaaacaatggatttggaaaaattctacattgcccatggaaatgcaaataagtaaacaaaaacttttgaatttaataattttactttgtttaagaacacacataatattatacaccaaaagcgtcttttcgcaaagttttcaacaacactaaaaaagcatttgcacattgagaaaactcagatcacttgtgaacataacagaaagtttcttcgcgattcacgaaggaacgaacaaaactccgatgaaccagaacagcagcaggtacgaaggaatgaacttgaatttgactcgacgactcttcaatacttaatagggccacagaacactTAAATGAAgttaaatgatggctaagaaaacaagaatgcatttaacataacaaaaacaacaccggccattttggaggaaaaacaaagttgccatatgttaaatagtaatttctactactctattatgtaaattataacaaaaaatgtcaccgttcagttttaaattaaaacaaattaatttcatttaaaaaaagttttcacattgtaattaacaatattctcaaatatattttaattaagaaaaaaatgtaaatatgaaggaaacaggagcagcgacatctagagcgttttagggtttttaaaaaagtatttgaatttatccaccgatgtcgctgtttggaagcaagtttcacttcgatgaccgttgtatggaagtttccgcacCCTGGAATAAAATGTGGGCATTTCTCAATGCTCAATTTAGTacgcaaattaaaaaaaaaaacctattttaTTCGAAAAAGTCAGGAATATAAAACAAAGAATTTAGCAAAATAAATTCGGTAAAAATATGTGATTATAAGAGTGGAAGGAAATTTTTGCCGTAAAGGAACACGCGCAATGTAAACAAAATGAAGTCGCCATTCGCCATCATCTTCATCAGTCGCCATTACATATCGCTTGCATTGTGTGTATTTGATGGAGATTGCTTGTGTCAAACAAACAGCGCGCGATAAAGTAATTTCTAAATAGTTAGATCTTGTGgtctaataaaatattgtttactgaATTAAGTTACACAAGGTAAGTATTGAAAACGCTTTACGTAACAAAGTATTGATTAAATTGAGAGGCTATCTAGCATAGAAACCAATATTCTTGTTTCTCGGAATGTAATAAGTTAATTCTTTTTGAATTTTTAGATGGCACCTCCACGTAGGATATCACGGAAACAGCTGGAAATTCTAATTGATCACTTGGAAGTAAACACAGACATGTGCCATGGTTTGCCGGCCGGCGCACCCTCGCTCCACAGTACTTCGAAACAGAAGTGGGCTGCGTTGGGCAAGCAACTCAATGCTGTTCCTGATGGCTCGCTAAAAACACCTGAATCCTGGAAAAAGGTACTTAACGCTGTAACTTTAAGACTTATATTACTTTTAATTCACAaagaaactatttatttatttgattaaattCGAGTAAGTATGTCTATCTCCGTTGTCTGGTACCCATCCATAGTACAGCtttacttagtttgggactagttaacgcagtgtaaaatgtccaaggatatttatttatttagtactaTTAATTTTTCAGTATTGGTTCGAGTGGCGTCACAAATGCAGAAAAAAAGCTGCAGATGCAAGGAGATATCAAACACAACCAGATGGTTCCTCAAGTAGATTTATACCGCTAGATGATTTAGAAGTCAGAGTACTGGCCCTCAGTGGGAAAGGGTCACTAGGATCTTCAAAGAAAAGATCCAAACAACAGGATAACTCTTCATCAGACGATTCAGATTCCGAACCATTTGcaaatattaaaactaaatcCACATTAGAGACTAAAGTTAAAATTAAGAGAATGTCAAGATCTTCGACCGTGggtatgtattttgttt
This genomic interval from Ostrinia nubilalis chromosome 3, ilOstNubi1.1, whole genome shotgun sequence contains the following:
- the LOC135088254 gene encoding THAP domain-containing protein 5-like: MESRNNKKCVICNKRRSRGGSPLLLSRFPLDSDRCRMWVKNAGLEDLAYVPIEKLHQLKFVCGGHFTPESFNAKGTRLKNSAIPTLELSNPILPDEVLTEFPLHVKDSNKENLKTVLYDHSYCIPKKSNPVERVPLTTTTKQLNSTCLGAVDIPDSGISAKTTFEPLPSTSNAPEHMTYKPITHDDKNICHQDAQAEILVHSYKRPKKNIEMKDTSSTFTIKEKRLWRQLQNAKKNNKEYSEGSCRRTQQKFFKY
- the LOC135088255 gene encoding uncharacterized protein LOC135088255, which encodes MAPPRRISRKQLEILIDHLEVNTDMCHGLPAGAPSLHSTSKQKWAALGKQLNAVPDGSLKTPESWKKYWFEWRHKCRKKAADARRYQTQPDGSSSRFIPLDDLEVRVLALSGKGSLGSSKKRSKQQDNSSSDDSDSEPFANIKTKSTLETKVKIKRMSRSSTVDEDGSPSSPPPKWVMDIEERSIAAQERIAAALETLAAGSERRCDLSERAVDALTVLAGSMQDIGAAVQQTLTHIQRLHPTSDQMHSNGPDIKDVFL